TTAAACcgttactagtcatagaggtctgcatggattgtaatcaaatttggttTTTCTCAGAATTTATATATGCTCTATATTTTGTATGGATGCTGATTTTGCCAGCTCGCATTGTCGCAATGAAGGTGATTCCAGTGTGGCAATGCGACAAAATAATCAGACAATATGGCAGAATCACGCGCCATATCTACTGAAATTACACATTGTTGCTTTGTTTTTATAATGTACCCTTATTTTGTATATACGACAAAAGACAAAAGTGAAAGATTTTGTGTATTAAAATGGAAATTGTGAAATTACGTCTATACTATAACTAATTAGTTCATTTGTTATCGCAGAATGAGCAGAACCAATCAAACTTTGCTCCCTGATGTGTGGTAAAGTTCGTGACAGAAATTTCAATATTGATTTCAGCCGGAGGATTTATTTGTCCAGACAGTCGAGGGAGAAGATATATCCGGCCCGCCGTCTAAAAAAGCATTAAGAAAATCACAGTGCTCTCCCGTATTTCTGAATATATATCGTCTAAAAAGTGAGATATTTGTTCCATATTCATTTCATTGAACGCATATTTTGTCccaatatatttatgttgttttgttttcaagtTATCAATTGTGACAATTTATCTGTTTTCTTTCCTGAATGTGGATTTTTTTCGTTCTGTATTCTTATGCAAACATACCTGATATCGATAACCTATAATTATGATGATATCGATACCTTAATTCTATCGAGGATATCTTTATACAATGCCGAATTTTGTTGCGTGTGACacatttattttgatgtatggTACTAAGTTTGCTAAATATGGACTACTTTACAAGAATCAGCGACTGTGTACATTCTACTCTTACAGAGCCGGGGGCAGTGTTCCATCTCCATTCTAAGTCATCTGTTATGGCTACTTTACTCGCAGAAGATAATACCGTCCATCTCTCAAACCTACAAATGATAAAGGGAATCCGTAAATGGTCAACAGGTAATAGCTATGTCCATGAGGATATCACATATTATTTTACACGAAAATATAAAACTAATCATTTCCGAGATTTGCATATAAATCAACACTGTGACAATTTTTCGGAAATATATTTACTGCAtactattatattatataaatgtgcTTTCCAGTTCACGAAAGTTCATCTAGTGAAGTATAactcttacaaatacatgttgAACCTGAGCTTCATTACCGTcataacaaatacatgtacatgttgaaCTGAACCTGAGCTTCATTACTgttataacaaatacattttgaaccAGATCTTCATTACCGGCATTAAAATACATGTTGAACCTGAGTTTCATCACCGTCATTGTAATTTTTACTCATACTTCGACGtgttattacaattttacaactatgaaATACCGCTATTTTGAAATAGGTGAAAAAATACAAGTTAATTCCCCATACATAAAAATTGCGTGATGTTTTCAACGCAAAGCCCGTTGTTAGCATCTTTTATAGTGACACTAGCTTAGTGTCTAAaacaaagttttgttttaaaaagtatgagagaaaatagTGTTTATGATACTCTGTGGTTCATTAATTagtattaatattaatatttcagaGTAATTCAATTTTCACTGAAGTTGGATTCAATGAAACTCCTTAATAAACCCTGTTTCATTTGCTCATTAACTTGGGTAGGTTAACATCAGCAAAAATACATACTAGACTTACTCCTGCCGAAGTTAGTAGGCGTAGGTAGCTTCCTAAATCTGAACAGCGAGGTCGttttaaaagtgcaaatatCACGGACAGATTTCTagaattttaagaatatttcgCTGAACTCTCATTTTGTGGTTTTAGCAAAATAGTTTTGTTCACGTCGTCAGCAAATGAGGAGTGAGACGTGATACTTTTTCGGAGGAAGGGGTGTGTTGTAGGCCTAATCATTAGACACATTATAAGGTTTAGTTATGCTTTGATTCGGTACCGAAGAAGAATACCCTGTGTGACGAGTGTCGCAACTAGACTACGTAAGAACGTCTCCAtaacaaacaaatgatgaagTCGAAGTGACGATTAGAATTACTATATATCAATCAATGGatgttgatttatctttaaTCAGTTATTTAAGTTCTATCAAGGCTAAAGGTTACATACACCACTAGAACAATGCCGGCTCCATCACGTTACGATGACTCTCCATTTTGAATCGAATCGGGAGACAACAGTATCATAGTCTATACATTTTGAATCGAATCGGGAGACAACAGTATCATAGTCTATACATTATTCTTCCGCAGCTTTGGCGGCAGATTTTTGCAATAATCTCTAAATATTTTGtgaatgttttatgtttcatctgGATAACACTAATAAGATAACTGTTTCTAAATAAATGCATGAAAAGATGTAATATTTGTgctatttatttaaattatttgtatgttattttAAGCTCatctggcccgaagggccggtaggtttatgtcatggcgcggcgtccgtcgtccgtccttccgtcagtccgtccgtccgtccgccaatcaacatttcctttaattcgctactagtcatagagttatgcatggatttggccacaaacatccttgggggaagggaacagaacttgtttaaattttggctctgagcccgcgggggcaggaggtgcggggcccaatatgtgaaatagaggtaaattctataaatcgcttcttatcctagagttctgcatggaatgtaaccaaatttggctacaaacatccttgaaaGAAGGGgtacagaacctgtataaattttggatctgagcccccgggggcaggaggagcgatgcccaataggggaatttgaggtaaatcctataaatcgctacttgtcttagagttctgcatgggttgtaaccaaatttggccagaaacatctttggaagaaggggaacagagcttgtataaattttggctctgacccttcgggggcaggaggggcgagaccgattaggggaaatagaggtaaatcctataaatcgctacttgtcttagagttctgcatggattgtaaccaaatttggccacaaacatccttgggagaaggggaacagaacttgtataaattttggctctgagcccccgggggtagaaagggcggggcccaataagggaaataaaggtaaatcctataaatcgctacttgtcctagagttctgcattgttACCAAAtatgaccacaaacatccttgggagaaggggaacagaaattgtataaattttgtctctgaccacctgggggcaggaggggtggggccaaataggggaataagaggttattattcaaattccttcagaaaaggaacaatgaacctgtattcagaacattacttggcattacaaaccaggttagcgatacaggccctctatGTGTCTCTTTGTAGACTTACACAAGCCCAGACACTCGCAGAACTTAAaaaagacatttaaaaaaacattaataattaaataattgaattgaaatataaggattaaatttggtttggtcgatttcatgtgGTGATGGATGAGTTTCTCctgaaacaaattcaaaatgaaCTGCTTCGCAATTCATTCATTTTGCTTCTAGAGGAATTTAATTCATCACcttaaataattgaaaagtggtAAATAGAACAAAATCTTATCATATAGTGTTGCTTGCATATCATAATATGGAGTAAGCGATTGATATcgattttttgtgtttttagcattttctgttttctttatTGCTATACTTTTTTCTGTCTTTATTTTGTTCATAGGAGAAAACCACAAGTTCACAGACGACGTATCAATTCCCATAATAGATAACACACACAGAGAAGACGAACTAGTGGTAATCTTATTCATACCTGTCTGGTGATCTTCACGATCGGGGTGTTTTCTAAGTTATGCGGGATATAGATATAAGGGCGAACCATGAATTTTAGAGATAGGTTAATCATACATCCTCTATACAGGGATTAACTATTCATTTGTTCGTGTTAAATCAAATTGCGTTTTTTCCCTAAAAATACCAAGTTGTGCTAGCTGTATATTCTGCCTAACTTTACTAGCGGAGGTTTTGATTTACGCATCCTACCATATGTTTCTGAATAAGACTATTTTCAGTAATTACAGCGTAAATGAAacgttttatattatatatatattttatattatattataatatatatttttattattatcaatggGCATTTGATGACCAGATGTAAGAAATACTTTTATATACAGGATGGAATGACTAAGGCAATGGACAACTACCCGGACACGTGTGCTGTTCTAGTGCGTGGACATGGTATCTATGCCTGGGGTCAGACCTGGGAACAGACTAAACTAGTGTAGGTCATCACGCACATGTCCaatatcatcctcgatacttcaggggttactatcactgttttatatccacctctagaatatgtcaaaacaaaaatatcaacagCTGAAGTCAATACCAATACAAAAGACAAAGataatttggtcctttgatttacatcagtaGAATCGAATAACGATACACCATGTTTGACTTAGATCATcgctctctccctctctctcttttttctcCATCCCTCCTCTCCCCTCCCCCCTTTCTCTCTCTCCGCGATCTTTAAAAGCAGTCTCTACATGACCGGATGATCCATGAGTGGATATAAGACCACTTCaggtaattcgtatcctacaaaTATACTTTGCAAGGATCCAGTTATCTTTGATATAACTGTTGATTTTTTACtcattcatacatatatatttccccattttttatatttacacacaTTTATGACGTTCGCACGTCGTGACATATTCTAAGATGTGATTTAGCAGGAATACACAAACTATACATAAAGTCATTCATTATAACTATTGTTCAAGGTGAAGAGATATTGAACCCATAAATTACGCATACTCCAGGGATACGCATTTGACGAATGGACAACTTTATTTCCTATCTAGATATATCTTATGATCTGATTGCTATGTTAATTATGCATTTATAAAAGTTGTATAAGATGACTGTTTACATTCCTTCAGATGTGAATCCTATGATTACCTGTTTGATATCATGTTACAACTACGGACTGCTGGTGTACGAGAAATCAGGCACACGTAACTAGGTGGAACTGAGAACATGGGATTGGAGgctaataaacaaaacaactgcattgtatatttcatatcataacCTAAGATTTTAGCCTTCCAATTTTTGACATCGCCAATGTaaagataataaaaacaaaattcaaatatgctatttttgtgctGGTGTTTGTATATTGTGATTTCCTACAACAACACGTGTTGTATTTGTCGTAGTTTCAATACAATGTGTTTGAAACAGAAGTCCACAACGACTCCGTCCACATCAATTGTTGTTCCTGATGTCACCAGGTGGCGGTAGATCTGTGAGGTCATGTGTGCTAAACAACTGTGACAAGAGTCAGAAGTTCAATGCGGTAGTGTAGCGATAATGGCGATTATGAATACTTAAAGTTGTCGCGCTATATGCAGTTAAATTGATAGATAGGAATGTACCCGTATATAAGATACCctatataacaatacatacaGTAGAGTTGTCTAATTTTGCGGGTGTAAATTTTCgcgatgtacatgtactgtttgGAATTTATTACCAAGGGTTATTTTCGAGAATTATCTATGTAGTCTTTGAAACCGTCAATCACACGACAAGCTATAATATGTAAACCATGATATTGAAAACAATCGCGAGGTATTATATTTAGCGAATTTTGATGGATCCGCAATTTTTGGAGAAATGTTAGCAACTTTACAATACCCTGATATAATCGACATATTCTGGGCCACAGACGCTTCTATAGACCAAGGATAGCAACTCCCTGTAAAAAGTATAACGTTATAGGACTGTTGGTTAACTCTATAGACCAAGGATGGCAACTCCACCACGTGGAAATACACACCCACCCTACTTAACCACATTTATTCCAAATAACATTTTACAAactatttacaaatgtattcaagaaatattgatCGTTCACCTCCTTCATTACTCAATTATCCTGTTAAAGTAAAATAGCTGAATGAATTTGCAACCCGCATTTTGGTCCTCTTTGATGGAACTCTTCATAAACccttctgatttcagaacagttggaattatgaagagACCTCGAACAGtactttttatcattattatcatatattgtggaacgaaaatatatattgtgtaaattaaataattattgtgaCTTGACAACCCGACCTGATGTAACAACTCTGAGcgttttattattgtttatggttttattagtttaacgtcctattaaccgccagggtcatgtaaggacgtgccatgTTTGTGGTGGAAGAAAGAGACAGTACAACTAGCTTTCGTACTCCTTTCATATAATCATGCAAACCATTAACTGGACACACAAGGCACTCTTCACATTTCTTGATAACAAACATATTAGTCTCGCCTTTTGCCCCACCTAGTGTTTTCCCATAGGTATGGTTTAATACAAGCCCTGTTCCATCCTTCCCAGACCTGATATCCTGACCTACCACACCTGTAACCTCCAAAAGCCTGCAGTTTAAACCAAGCCTAATCTCTCAAGAACACAAACCTTTCACGTAACGATAAATCTGGAGAGGTTTTGTTGGTAAAATATGAGCCCGAGTGTTTTCCCATAGGTATGGTTTAATACAAGCCCATATTGAATAGTCTCTGACCACAGAAGAGGCTGCCGGGTTTCCACTATAATTGTACAAATGCCTTCCAGCACCAACATCACAAAAAACTATCCACTAAATGTTGTATCATCAAGCTGATTTTTCCAGAAGCTAGTGCCTTATCGTCAGCCTGCACGTTACCTGCAACACGCGTCACGACTCACTGCTTGGGTTTTAATACACCGACCGAAATACTCGCGTGAATAGCCTAAGGTTTGCTCGTTCACAGTTCGTTGGCGTGAATGCAATCATATGTAATTTTCGCTGAGTAGTGAATGAGAGCTGTAGCGGTTGCGCCCCTTTACacagtgtg
The nucleotide sequence above comes from Argopecten irradians isolate NY chromosome 1, Ai_NY, whole genome shotgun sequence. Encoded proteins:
- the LOC138323083 gene encoding methylthioribulose-1-phosphate dehydratase-like; the protein is MNPDLPQDHPRNIIPELCRLYYSNGWMPGSGGSLSIKYGEEIYITPSGVQKERIQPEDLFVQTVEGEDISGPPSKKALRKSQCSPVFLNIYRLKKPGAVFHLHSKSSVMATLLAEDNTVHLSNLQMIKGIRKWSTGENHKFTDDVSIPIIDNTHREDELVDGMTKAMDNYPDTCAVLVRGHGIYAWGQTWEQTKLVCESYDYLFDIMLQLRTAGVREIRHT